The Brockia lithotrophica genome includes a window with the following:
- a CDS encoding Pantoate--beta-alanine ligase, whose product MRIVETKVELRDILAPHRRAGESVGFVPTMGYLHEGHAALVRRARAENALVVVSIFVNPMQFGPGEDYARYPRDPERDAALLESLGVDVLFLPAVEEMYGSEGTAQVRVDPGPLGARLCGAFRPGHFTGVATVVSKLFHLVEPTRAYFGLKDAQQVAIIRRMVEDLDFPVEIVGVPTVREADGLALSSRNVYLTPEERRRATALYRALEAAWAELLRGERRGKVLTDVVRGVLAEAEISPEYVALVTYPALEDVEELPEGPPFGEAYLLALAARIGVARLIDNMIFARTAEGLLRVN is encoded by the coding sequence GTGCGCATCGTCGAGACGAAGGTCGAGCTTCGGGACATCCTCGCGCCCCACCGCCGCGCGGGAGAGAGCGTGGGTTTCGTGCCTACGATGGGCTACCTCCACGAAGGGCATGCCGCCCTCGTGCGCCGCGCCCGCGCGGAAAACGCGCTCGTCGTCGTGAGCATTTTTGTGAATCCCATGCAGTTCGGCCCCGGCGAAGACTACGCCCGCTACCCCCGCGACCCCGAGCGCGACGCCGCCCTCCTCGAAAGTTTGGGCGTCGACGTCCTCTTTCTCCCCGCCGTGGAGGAGATGTACGGGAGCGAGGGCACGGCGCAGGTGCGCGTCGATCCGGGACCTCTGGGCGCAAGACTTTGCGGCGCGTTTCGGCCGGGTCACTTCACCGGCGTGGCCACCGTGGTGAGCAAGCTCTTCCACCTCGTCGAACCCACGCGGGCGTACTTCGGCCTCAAAGATGCGCAGCAGGTGGCGATCATTCGGCGAATGGTGGAGGATCTCGATTTTCCCGTCGAGATCGTCGGCGTGCCTACGGTCCGGGAAGCCGACGGCCTTGCCTTGAGTTCGCGCAACGTGTACCTTACACCTGAAGAACGTCGCCGCGCCACCGCCCTCTACCGGGCCCTGGAGGCGGCGTGGGCCGAACTTTTGCGCGGCGAGCGGCGCGGAAAGGTGCTCACGGACGTAGTCCGTGGGGTGCTCGCCGAGGCGGAAATTTCCCCCGAGTACGTCGCCCTCGTCACGTACCCCGCGCTGGAGGACGTCGAGGAACTTCCCGAGGGCCCGCCCTTCGGAGAGGCGTACCTCCTCGCCCTTGCCGCCCGCATCGGTGTGGCGCGCCTCATCGACAACATGATTTTTGCCCGGACCGCCGAAGGTCTCCTGCGGGTGAATTAG